The DNA segment AGGACCGATGACTGGGGTTAAGTCGTAACAAGGTATCCCTACGGGAACGTGGGGATGGATCACCTCCTTTCTAAGGAGAAAGTACAAAAGAAGTAAGATGGTTAAGGAACATTTCCTGTTCAGTTTTGGAAGGCTGAGACTTTCCAAACGAAAAAGAAGTCGATCTTTGAAAACTGAATAACAGAAGACATATGAAGGTCTATAACGAAAGTTGTAAACGAACATAGATATTCACGAGTAGAAAGTTAAACAAAACAGAAAACTCAAGCAAAAACCTAAGCAAGAAAAGAACGCTTAAACTTAATCGTGATTAAGTGAATAAGGGCGTACGGTGGATGCCTAGGCACTTGGAACTGAAGAAGGACGCAACAAACGGCGAAACGCGACGGGGAGTGGTACGTACACAAAGATCCGTCGATATCCGAATGGGGAAACCCGGCAGCAGTAGTGAGCTGTCACCGATGAGTGAATACATAGCTCATGCGGGAGGTACCCGGAGAACTGAAACATCTAAGTATCCGGAGGAAAAGAAAATAAGAATGATTCCGTAAGTAGCGGCGAGCGAACGCGGAGGAGCCCAAACCAGATCTTGATCTGGGGTTGTAGGACCACGATATGGCAAGAGCATGGCTAAGAGAACGGCATTGAAAGGCCGACCGGAGAGGGTGCAAGTCCCGTATCTGAAAGTCTAGCGAAGCCTAGTGGTATCCTGAGTACGGCGAGACACGAGAAATCTTGTCGGAAGCAGGCGGGACCATCCGTCAAGGCTAAATATACCCAAGTGACCGATAGTGGACCAGTACCGTGAGGGAAAGGTGAAAAGAACCGCGGGAGCGGAGTGAAATAGAACCTGAAACCGTATGCTTACAAGAAGTCAGAGCCCGTTAAAGGGTGATGGCGTGCCTTTTGTAGAATGAACCGGCGAGTTACGTTATCGTGCGAGGTTAAGTAGAAGATACGGAGCCGAAGCGAAAGCGAGTCTTAATAGGGCGGCAGTACGATGATGTAGACCCGAAACCGTGTGATCTAGCCATGACCAGGTTGAAGTTCAGGTGAAACTGAATGGAGGACCGAACCGACCCCCGTTGAAAAGTTGGCGGATGAGTTGTGGCTAGGGGAGAAATTCCAATCGAACACGGATATAGCTGGTTCTCCCCGAAATAGCTTTAGGGCTAGCGTCGAGGAAGAGTCGTATGGAGGTAGAGCACTGAATGTACGATGGCCCCATCCCGGGGTACTGAGTATAATCAAACTCCGAATGCCATACAGATATACTCGGCAGTCAGACTGTGGGTGATAAGGTCCATGGTCAAAAGGGAAACAGCCCAGACCGCCAGTTAAGGTCCCAAAATGTATGCTAAGTGGAAAAGGATGTGGGGATGCACAGACAACTAGGAGGTTGGCTCAGAAGCAGCCATCCTTGAAAGAGTGCGTAACAGCTCACTAGTCGAGTGACCCTGCGCCGAAAATGTACCGGGGCTAAGCATACTACCGAAGCTGCGGATTCAACTTCAGAGTTGAGTGGTAGGGGAGCGTTGCATGCACGTAGAAGCCATACCGTAAGGAGTGGTGGAGAGCATGGAAGAGAGAATGCCGGTGTGAGTAGCGAGATGTAGGTGAGAATCCTACACACCGATAGCCCAAGGATTCCAGGGGAAGGTTCGTCCGCCCTGGGTAAGTCGGGACCTAACGCGAGGCCGAAAGGCGTAGTGGATGGAAAACAGGCAGATATTCCTGTACCCGCGATGGAAATGAAGGAATGACGGAGAAGGCTAGTGTGAGCCACTAAATGGATTGTGGTCGAAGCATATAGCAGGCTGACAGTGAAATGCGTCAGCGGGATGTAAGATGTGACAGGTAAGGGAACGCCTTCGGGCAAGTACTGAAGCACATGATGCCAGCTTCCAAGAAAAGTTTCTAGTGATAATTCCATAGCGGCCCGTACCAAAACCGACACAGGTGGGCAAGGAGAGAATCCTGAGGTGAGCGAGAGAACTGTTGCCAAGGAACTCGGCAAAATGACTCCGTAAGTTAGCGATAAGGAGTGCTCTTGTAAAAGAGAGCCGCAGTGAAGAGGCCCAAGCGACTGTTTAACTAAAACACAGCTCTCTGCAAAGTCGCAAGACGAAGTATAGGGGGTGACGCCTGCCCGGTGCTGGAAGGTTAAGAGGATTTGTCATCCGAAAGGAGAAGCAATGAATTGAAGCCCCAGTGAACGGCGGCCGTAACTATAACGGTCCTAAGGTAGCGAAATTCCTTGTCAGGTAAGTTCTGACCCGCACGAAAGGCGTAACGATTTGGGCGCTGTCTCGGCAGCAGACTCGGTGAAATCTTAGTACCTGTGAAAATGCAGGTTACCCGCAACTAGACGGAAAGACCCCATGGAGCTTTACTGTAGCCTGATATTGAATTTTGATCAAAGATGTACAGGATAGGTGGGAGGCGAAGAGACGTGTACGCCAGTATACGAGGAGCCGATGTTGGGATACCACTCTTGTTTGATTGAAGTTCTAACCTGCACCCATAAGCTGGGTGAGGGACCGTGTCAGGTGGGCAGTTTGACTGGGGCGGTCGCCTCCTAAAGAGTAACGGAGGCGCCCAAAGGTACGCTCAGATTGGATGGAAATCAATCGACGAGTGCAAATGCAGAAGCGTGCTTGACTGTGAGACAGACAAGTCGAACAGGGACGAAAGTCGGGATTAGTGATCCGGCGGTGCCGAATGGAAGGGCCGTCGCTCAACGGATAAAAGCTACCCTGGGGATAACAGGCTGATCTCGCCCAAGAGTTCACATCGACGGCGAGGTTTGGCACCTCGATGTCGGCTCATCGCATCCTGGAGCTGAATTCGGTTCCAAGGGTTGGGCTGTCCGCCCATTAAAGCGGTACGCGAGCTGGGTTCAGAACGTCGTGAGACAGTTCGGTCCCTATCTGTTGTGGGCGTTGGAGATCTGAGGAGAGCTGTCCTTAGTACGAGAGGACCGGGATGGACCTACCGCTGGTGCACCAGTTGTTCCGCCAGGAGCATAGCTGGGTAGCTAAGTAGGGAAGGGATAAGCGCTGAAAGCATCTAAGCGCGAAGCCTACTCCAAGATGAGATCTCCCATTCGTCAAACGAAGTAAGACCCCTTGAAGACGACGAGGTAGATAGGTCAGAGATGGAAGTGTAGCGATACATGGAGTTGACTGATACTAATAGGTCGAGGACTTAATCACAAAGAAACTGTCAACTGTTATTCAGTTTTGAGGGAACGACCTCAAAGAGATCTGGTGGCGATAGCGATGTGGACACACCTGTACTCATCCCGAACACAGAAGTTAAGCATATCAGCGGCGACAATATCTGGACTTGCTCCAGTGAAGATAGCACGCTGCCAGGTAAAGTGACTCATCCTTGGATGGGTCTTTTTTTAAAGATTAAGACAGATCCACTATTCTATATGATTGGGTCTTTTTTCAACAGATTATGAAAGGCTTTAGTATCCTATATGATTCTGTATATTGAAATTCGCCATATATAAGCAAATGATTGCTAAAGGTTTCTATGTATATTTATAAAAACGCACACGTATAATTATAAAAAAATACGCAGAAATTGCAGGTATACACAAACAATGGAAGAATTCCATGCTATAATAGGAGATATCGTTTTTGACTACGGATATAAACAAATAACATGGCTGGAATGTTAGAAAAGACAGGTGATGAATATGAGTCAGAAGGTATTATTGGGATTATCAGGCGGTGTGGATTCAGCGGTAGCTGCTTATCTTTTGAAAGAACAGGGATACGATGTTACCTGTGCATTCATGCGAAACTGGGATTCCTTCGCTAATAACGATATTATGGGAAATCCGACCATTCAGGATGATGTGTGTCCTCAGGAGCAGGACTATCTGGATGCAAAGGAGGTTGCGGATAGGCTGGGGCTGCCGCTGCTGCGTGTGGATTTCGTTAAGGAATACTGGGATCATGTATTTACCTATTTCCTTGATGAATACCGCAAGGGAAGGACGCCGAATCCGGATATTCTCTGTAATAAATATATTAAATTCGATGCATTCATGAATTATGCAAGAAAGCTGGGCTTTGATGTGCTGGCTACCGGACATTATGCACAGGTTGATCACAGCGGGAAAGAATCCCGTATGCTGAGAGGTGCAGACAGCAATAAGGATCAGACTTATTTTCTGTGTCAGGTATCGCAGGATGCACTGCGGCACTCTATGTTTCCTATAGGACATATGGAAAAGCATGAGGTGCGGGAAATTGCCGAACGGATGGAGCTGAACAGTGTTTCAAAGAAAAAGGACTCCACCGGAATCTGCTTTATAGGCGAACGGAATTTTAAGGAATTTCTTAAAAATTATCTGCCGAGCCAGGACGGGAATATTGTGGATATTGAAACACTGGAAACGATCGGTCGTCACGGCGGTGTCTTATACTATACGATCGGACAACGAAAGGGTCTTGGAATCGGTGGTAACCGGGGACCGTGGTTTGTGGTTGGTAAGAATGTGCAAAAGAATATTTTGTATGTCACAAACGGCAGTGAAAGTGACTGGCTATATTCCGACAGCTGTATCGTTTCCGGTGTAAATTGGTTTTCAGAGAA comes from the Erysipelotrichaceae bacterium 66202529 genome and includes:
- the mnmA gene encoding tRNA 2-thiouridine(34) synthase MnmA encodes the protein MSQKVLLGLSGGVDSAVAAYLLKEQGYDVTCAFMRNWDSFANNDIMGNPTIQDDVCPQEQDYLDAKEVADRLGLPLLRVDFVKEYWDHVFTYFLDEYRKGRTPNPDILCNKYIKFDAFMNYARKLGFDVLATGHYAQVDHSGKESRMLRGADSNKDQTYFLCQVSQDALRHSMFPIGHMEKHEVREIAERMELNSVSKKKDSTGICFIGERNFKEFLKNYLPSQDGNIVDIETLETIGRHGGVLYYTIGQRKGLGIGGNRGPWFVVGKNVQKNILYVTNGSESDWLYSDSCIVSGVNWFSENKPQGELVCTAKFRYRQPDNDVILRFIDNMTVYVRYPQLVSSVTAGQEAVFYLNEECLGGGVIEDVFKEGISLQHRINRRVEHEK